The Aureispira anguillae genome contains a region encoding:
- a CDS encoding alginate O-acetyltransferase AlgX-related protein codes for MRKIKIGTIIIFALIISLPLFFQWIGVSFNDSKAENRRLKARPTFSLEQSRAGKGSLRTALGFYRDVIGFKDAYDKYYSDNFVLKASLFKSYYAIQTNLFGVNALPRKVVKGNNGWFFLGNSYSNVITESKGIDAFKEEELQKIKKKLLQKKAWLKARNIDFYVAVAPNKHSIYGEELPIQKSQQLTKLEQLKALFNPEELNFIDLSDSFPKTPIQRLYHKTNTHWNDYGAYWGYKALASSIKQQYPKLLIPTLDSFELLTEISDQEDLTGMLNIKVKEERIVLQPKNSIAQEKKSTLAVPKNTKNYVFNYTSTANKIKVLAFRDSFFTNLMKFMNETFGETVYIWRLFDEEVIKIEQPDIVILEIIERDLDNLLLLEDSIH; via the coding sequence ATGAGAAAAATAAAAATAGGAACGATAATCATTTTTGCTTTAATTATTAGTTTGCCTTTATTTTTTCAATGGATAGGCGTATCATTTAATGATAGTAAGGCAGAAAATAGAAGATTAAAAGCACGACCAACATTCTCGTTGGAGCAGAGTAGGGCAGGTAAAGGGAGTTTGCGTACTGCATTGGGGTTTTATCGAGATGTTATTGGTTTTAAGGATGCCTATGATAAATATTATAGCGATAACTTTGTGCTGAAAGCCAGTTTGTTTAAGAGCTATTATGCTATTCAAACCAATCTATTTGGAGTGAATGCGCTTCCACGTAAAGTAGTCAAAGGAAATAATGGGTGGTTCTTTTTGGGGAATAGCTATTCGAATGTGATTACAGAATCAAAAGGTATAGATGCTTTTAAGGAGGAAGAGTTGCAAAAGATAAAGAAAAAGTTGTTGCAAAAAAAGGCATGGCTAAAAGCAAGGAATATTGATTTTTATGTCGCCGTAGCGCCCAACAAACATTCGATCTATGGCGAAGAATTACCCATTCAAAAAAGCCAGCAATTGACAAAATTGGAACAATTAAAGGCCCTCTTCAATCCAGAAGAACTAAATTTTATAGATCTGTCAGATTCTTTTCCCAAAACACCTATCCAACGACTTTATCATAAGACGAATACGCACTGGAATGATTATGGAGCTTATTGGGGGTATAAGGCATTAGCGTCAAGTATAAAACAACAATACCCTAAGCTTTTAATACCGACTTTGGATAGTTTTGAATTATTAACGGAAATTAGCGACCAAGAAGATTTGACAGGAATGCTAAACATCAAAGTAAAGGAGGAAAGAATTGTACTCCAACCTAAAAATAGCATTGCTCAAGAGAAAAAATCTACGCTTGCTGTACCTAAGAATACCAAAAACTATGTGTTTAATTATACCTCAACAGCTAATAAAATAAAGGTATTGGCCTTTAGGGATTCCTTTTTTACCAATTTAATGAAGTTTATGAACGAGACGTTTGGCGAAACGGTGTATATCTGGAGGCTGTTTGATGAGGAGGTAATAAAGATAGAACAGCCCGATATTGTAATTTTAGAAATTATAGAAAGGGATTTGGACAACCTTTTATTATTAGAAGATTCTATCCACTAG
- a CDS encoding ABC transporter ATP-binding protein, with protein MIRIENIKKEFGEQKVLKGISTVFEQGKTNLIIGKSGAGKTVMLKILVGLIQPTSGTVWYGNTDFTALSTKERKAIRTEMGMLFQGSALFDSMTVEENVRFPLDMFTNLTWKEKADKVNQTLDRVELTGSNNKYPSEVSGGMQKRVGIARAIILDPKYLFCDEPNSGLDPTTSMKIDELIRTITTENQITTVINTHDMNSVMEIGDNINLVHLGELAWVGNRHEVMSSDNELLQDFIFASPFLQRLRDAANNKV; from the coding sequence ATGATTCGTATTGAAAATATAAAAAAGGAATTTGGTGAACAGAAAGTTCTAAAAGGAATTTCAACTGTTTTTGAGCAAGGAAAGACCAATTTGATTATTGGAAAGTCTGGTGCTGGAAAGACGGTAATGCTTAAAATCTTGGTTGGTTTGATTCAACCTACTTCTGGTACTGTTTGGTATGGTAATACTGATTTTACGGCTTTGAGTACAAAAGAACGAAAAGCCATTCGGACAGAAATGGGGATGCTTTTTCAAGGTTCTGCTTTGTTTGACTCTATGACAGTAGAAGAAAATGTGCGTTTCCCTTTGGATATGTTTACGAATCTGACGTGGAAAGAAAAGGCCGATAAGGTAAACCAAACACTGGATCGGGTAGAATTAACGGGAAGTAATAATAAGTATCCCTCTGAAGTGAGTGGTGGAATGCAAAAACGAGTAGGAATTGCTAGAGCAATTATCCTTGACCCTAAATATCTTTTTTGCGATGAACCTAATTCGGGGCTAGATCCTACTACTTCTATGAAAATAGACGAACTCATTCGAACCATTACAACCGAAAACCAAATAACAACGGTTATCAATACGCATGATATGAATTCGGTGATGGAAATAGGAGATAATATCAACTTGGTTCACTTGGGCGAGTTGGCATGGGTTGGCAATCGACATGAAGTCATGTCTAGTGATAATGAATTGCTGCAAGACTTTATTTTTGCATCTCCATTTTTACAACGTTTACGAGATGCAGCGAATAACAAGGTGTAA
- a CDS encoding MlaE family ABC transporter permease, translating into MFARPEKLSMYWKETTRQMIDIGIGSLVIIGLVSVFIGAVTAIQFAYQLGSSSIPKYYIGYIVRDIMIIELAPTFTCLALAGKVGSNIAAELGGMRQKEQIDALEVMGVDTTAYLVMPKIIAAITVIPMLVVLSAFMGMAGGYVACTVGNLVSEAEFMQGLRAFFDPYNIWMMEIKAIVFAFLLTSISCYQGFFVTGGSIELGRASTSAVVISNILILLADYILALLLT; encoded by the coding sequence ATGTTTGCCCGTCCAGAGAAGTTGTCCATGTATTGGAAAGAAACGACCCGCCAAATGATAGATATTGGTATTGGATCATTGGTTATTATTGGTTTAGTTTCTGTTTTTATTGGGGCGGTAACAGCCATTCAATTTGCCTACCAACTGGGATCTTCCTCTATTCCCAAATATTACATTGGTTATATTGTACGAGATATTATGATCATAGAATTGGCTCCAACATTTACTTGTTTGGCTTTAGCGGGTAAAGTTGGGTCAAATATTGCAGCAGAGTTGGGTGGAATGCGCCAAAAGGAACAAATAGATGCCTTGGAGGTAATGGGAGTTGATACAACTGCTTATTTAGTGATGCCCAAAATTATTGCTGCCATAACCGTTATCCCAATGTTGGTTGTGTTGTCTGCTTTTATGGGAATGGCGGGTGGATATGTTGCTTGTACCGTAGGAAATTTAGTTTCTGAAGCAGAGTTTATGCAAGGACTAAGAGCCTTTTTTGATCCTTATAATATTTGGATGATGGAAATTAAAGCGATTGTTTTTGCCTTTTTGTTAACTTCTATTTCATGTTATCAAGGCTTCTTTGTAACAGGGGGTAGCATCGAACTGGGACGGGCTAGTACTAGTGCGGTTGTTATTAGTAATATTTTAATCCTACTAGCAGATTATATATTGGCCTTGTTGTTGACCTAA
- a CDS encoding AAA domain-containing protein — protein sequence MTTQEELDHLLDLLKQEKEEESRQFDELLKELSIQQRIQKGACWYPVQIESSGWSLGEHPFIVVERTKHIDKPHKFRSGQVVSIFSEKVLGDNTEEKGVIYFIKRNRMKIILYGTQLPRWILGGKIGIQLNFDERSYQEMERAVKMVKAAKNDRLAELREVLLGKTPPLFDREHHYFEIPHLNKSQNDAVQNILAAEDVAIIHGPPGTGKTTTIVAAIQQLVKRESPILVCAPSNSATDLLTEKLAQTGLNVVRIGNVSRVDESLLQHTMEGILQALPEIQEVKKMKIEAAKVRRNAEKFKRKFGAKERQDRRDNYREAKDLMYQAKMLEDYIIDKTLREADVICSTLVGAVSRHIEKMTFNTIIIDEAAQALEPATWIPICKAQKVVLAGDPFQLPPTVKSITAAKNGFSTTLLEKGVQRLENVNLLDTQYRMHNTIMGFSNQQFYDLQLKADTAVATWQLLLSDGSPSAPMEFIDTAGCGFEEKVNPESQSYYNPEEYFVLRQHLDNLLVIVGDQPISIGIISPYREQVVAIQDAIVKDFDHFPDANIEVNTIDAFQGQERDVIYISMVRSNDAGEIGFLKDTRRMNVAMTRAKKKLIIIGDSATLASFPFYSHFLDYVDAKGAYGSAWDWQ from the coding sequence ATGACAACACAAGAAGAACTTGACCACTTACTAGATTTATTAAAACAAGAAAAAGAGGAAGAAAGCAGACAATTTGATGAACTGCTCAAAGAGTTAAGTATCCAACAACGGATTCAAAAAGGAGCTTGTTGGTATCCTGTACAAATAGAAAGTTCTGGTTGGAGTTTGGGAGAACATCCTTTTATTGTCGTAGAGCGAACCAAACACATAGACAAACCGCATAAATTTCGTTCTGGACAAGTGGTGAGTATCTTTTCTGAAAAAGTGCTTGGCGATAATACAGAAGAGAAGGGCGTTATTTATTTCATCAAACGGAACCGTATGAAAATTATTTTATATGGTACTCAGCTTCCTCGATGGATTTTAGGGGGAAAAATTGGCATCCAACTCAATTTTGATGAACGTAGTTATCAAGAAATGGAACGTGCCGTCAAGATGGTTAAAGCGGCAAAGAATGATCGTTTGGCAGAATTGAGAGAGGTTTTATTGGGCAAAACGCCCCCTTTGTTTGATCGAGAGCATCATTATTTCGAAATCCCACACCTCAATAAATCTCAAAATGATGCCGTACAAAACATCCTTGCTGCCGAAGATGTTGCCATCATTCATGGTCCTCCTGGCACAGGCAAAACTACCACTATTGTGGCGGCTATTCAGCAACTCGTCAAGCGAGAGTCGCCTATCCTTGTTTGCGCCCCCTCCAATTCTGCCACAGATTTGTTAACGGAGAAATTAGCTCAAACTGGTCTTAATGTTGTTCGTATTGGCAATGTTTCTAGAGTAGACGAAAGTCTTTTGCAGCACACCATGGAAGGCATCCTGCAAGCACTTCCTGAAATACAGGAGGTCAAAAAGATGAAAATTGAAGCAGCAAAAGTACGACGCAATGCCGAAAAATTTAAACGAAAATTTGGCGCAAAAGAACGCCAAGATCGTAGAGATAATTATAGAGAAGCAAAGGATTTGATGTATCAAGCCAAAATGTTGGAAGACTATATTATTGACAAAACGTTACGAGAAGCAGATGTTATTTGCAGTACGTTGGTTGGTGCTGTCAGTCGTCACATCGAAAAAATGACCTTTAATACAATTATTATTGATGAGGCTGCTCAGGCACTGGAACCTGCCACTTGGATTCCTATTTGTAAGGCCCAAAAAGTTGTTCTTGCTGGCGACCCGTTTCAGCTCCCTCCTACGGTCAAAAGTATAACTGCTGCCAAAAATGGATTTAGCACAACACTGCTCGAAAAAGGCGTTCAACGCCTAGAAAACGTTAACTTGCTCGATACCCAGTATCGAATGCACAATACCATCATGGGCTTTTCCAATCAGCAATTTTATGACCTTCAACTAAAGGCAGATACAGCCGTCGCAACTTGGCAATTGCTGCTTTCGGATGGAAGCCCCTCCGCCCCTATGGAATTCATTGACACAGCAGGCTGTGGTTTTGAAGAAAAAGTTAATCCTGAATCTCAAAGTTATTACAATCCAGAAGAATATTTTGTATTGCGACAACATCTGGACAATCTATTAGTAATTGTTGGGGATCAACCGATTTCTATTGGCATTATATCTCCTTATAGGGAACAGGTTGTCGCTATCCAAGATGCCATTGTTAAGGATTTTGATCATTTTCCTGATGCCAACATAGAAGTCAACACCATTGATGCCTTTCAAGGGCAAGAACGAGATGTTATTTATATCTCTATGGTGCGTTCTAATGATGCAGGGGAAATTGGATTTTTGAAGGATACTCGTCGGATGAATGTTGCCATGACTAGGGCCAAAAAGAAGCTGATTATTATAGGAGATAGTGCTACTTTGGCTAGTTTTCCATTCTATAGTCATTTTTTGGACTATGTGGATGCTAAAGGGGCATACGGATCTGCTTGGGATTGGCAATAA
- a CDS encoding MBOAT family O-acyltransferase has protein sequence MIFSSAIFLFSFLPIALGLYYLAPHKLKNLVLLIVSLIFYTWGEDKIVVVMLLSAMVDFSCGLLIERGNRKTGLAISIATNLSFLLFFKYFNFAFDNFNYVIETLGFTNATIQNLPQIALPIGISFYTFQTLSYTIDVYRGTVKANKNFINFATYVTMFPQLVAGPIVRYADINEQLEAKQLSIDDFSIGVERFIVGLAKKVLLANTFAAIADSIFALNTADVSTPFAWLGIIAYAFQIYFDFSGYSDMAIGLGRMFGFRFLENFNYPYISTSIKEFWRRWHISLSSWFRDYLYISLGGSRVGKIKLYRNLFIVFFVTGLWHGASWSFVIWGLFHGLFIVIERIGFDQVLSKLWKPLQHLYTLVVVLVGWVFFRAETLPDAMRYLQQMFVPSLGEAATNSYLSFLYLNSYTFIVSLLAIVFSFPVYHYFDKKTQEPAGAMIRIVMLFALFVLSIIHLGADSYNPFIYFRF, from the coding sequence ATGATTTTTAGTAGTGCAATTTTTTTGTTTTCTTTTTTGCCAATCGCATTAGGGCTCTATTATTTAGCCCCTCATAAGCTCAAAAATCTAGTTTTATTGATTGTAAGTTTGATCTTTTATACTTGGGGGGAGGATAAAATTGTAGTAGTAATGCTGCTATCTGCAATGGTTGATTTTTCTTGTGGGTTATTAATTGAGCGAGGCAACCGCAAGACAGGATTGGCAATTTCTATAGCGACCAATTTGTCGTTTCTATTGTTTTTTAAGTATTTCAATTTTGCTTTTGACAATTTTAACTACGTTATTGAAACCCTAGGATTCACGAATGCTACCATTCAAAACCTTCCACAAATAGCATTGCCAATCGGCATTAGTTTTTATACTTTTCAGACCTTGTCTTATACCATAGATGTTTATCGGGGAACGGTTAAAGCCAATAAAAATTTTATCAATTTTGCCACCTATGTAACGATGTTCCCACAATTGGTAGCAGGACCCATTGTTCGTTATGCCGATATTAATGAGCAATTGGAAGCTAAACAACTTTCTATTGATGATTTTTCTATCGGGGTAGAACGATTTATTGTGGGCTTGGCCAAGAAAGTATTGTTGGCGAATACCTTTGCTGCTATTGCAGATAGTATTTTTGCCCTTAATACAGCGGATGTTTCAACGCCTTTTGCTTGGTTGGGAATAATCGCTTATGCCTTTCAAATCTATTTTGATTTTTCAGGCTATTCTGATATGGCAATAGGATTGGGAAGAATGTTTGGATTTCGATTTTTAGAAAACTTTAATTACCCTTATATCTCAACCAGTATCAAAGAGTTTTGGCGGCGTTGGCACATCTCCCTTTCGTCGTGGTTTAGAGATTATCTATATATATCTTTGGGAGGGAGTAGAGTCGGAAAAATAAAGCTTTATCGAAATCTTTTTATTGTGTTTTTTGTAACGGGCTTGTGGCATGGAGCCAGTTGGAGTTTTGTTATTTGGGGCTTGTTCCATGGATTGTTTATTGTGATAGAACGGATCGGTTTTGATCAGGTTTTAAGCAAACTATGGAAACCTTTGCAGCATTTATATACCTTGGTGGTTGTTTTAGTGGGGTGGGTCTTTTTTAGGGCAGAAACCCTGCCTGATGCAATGCGATATCTCCAACAAATGTTTGTTCCATCCCTAGGCGAAGCAGCAACAAATAGCTATTTGAGCTTTTTATATCTCAATAGTTACACCTTTATCGTTTCCTTATTAGCAATCGTATTTTCTTTCCCTGTTTACCATTATTTTGATAAAAAAACTCAGGAACCAGCAGGAGCAATGATACGTATAGTTATGCTATTTGCCTTGTTTGTTTTGTCGATCATTCATTTAGGGGCAGATTCCTATAATCCATTTATTTATTTTAGATTTTAA